Proteins encoded in a region of the Acipenser ruthenus chromosome 43, fAciRut3.2 maternal haplotype, whole genome shotgun sequence genome:
- the LOC131709477 gene encoding RNA-binding protein lark-like, translating into MVKIFVGNVNASTTEEELRALFQRHGEVSDCDILKNYGFIHMEKEDEATQAIAALHKHELNGSRITVEYATTKMRNATKVHVGNVAPTATTAKIKELFQRYGKVVECDIVKNYAFVHMQREKEALEAIAELNRTKLEGQKIYVSLSRSHQADDGEEEYGPYDHPYPPPPPPPHHHHHHPHYLPPPHPPADYYHPRGRLPPLPPPPPPRAYYEREAYERSPRYEPYTSRYYAARDPYERRLPPPPPPPPSYYRERSPLGSRRTLLPPPPPPPSSAAAAYSRSREYGGLLSSRYSLGSGFDKDDYLDKYSNGFTRGY; encoded by the coding sequence ATGGTGAAGATCTTCGTGGGCAACGTGAACGCCTCCACCACGGAGGAGGAGCTGCGGGCTCTGTTCCAGCGCCACGGCGAGGTGTCCGACTGCGACATCCTGAAGAACTACGGCTTCATCCACATGGAGAAGGAGGACGAGGCCACCCAGGCCATCGCCGCTCTGCACAAGCACGAGCTCAACGGCTCCCGCATCACCGTGGAGTACGCCACCACCAAGATGCGCAACGCCACCAAGGTCCACGTGGGCAACGTGGCCCCCACCGCCACCACGGCCAAGATCAAGGAGCTCTTCCAGCGCTACGGCAAGGTGGTGGAGTGCGACATCGTGAAGAACTACGCCTTCGTTCACATGCAGAGGGAGAAGGAGGCCCTGGAGGCCATCGCCGAGCTCAACCGCACCAAGCTGGAAGGGCAGAAGATCTACGTCTCCCTGTCCCGCAGCCACCAGGCGGACGACGGAGAGGAGGAGTATGGTCCTTACGATCACCCCtaccctcccccaccccctcctcctcaccaccaccaccaccaccctcaCTACCTGCCTCCTCCTCACCCCCCTGCCGATTACTACCACCCCCGGGGGCGCCTCCCTCCCCTCCCGCCTCCCCCCCCGCCCAGAGCCTACTACGAACGGGAGGCATACGAGAGGAGCCCGCGCTACGAGCCCTACACCTCCCGCTACTACGCAGCGCGGGACCCCTACGAGAGGAGGCTCCCCCCACCGCCCCCTCCCCCGCCCTCCTACTACAGGGAGCGCAGCCCTCTGGGAAGCAGGAGGACCCTGCTGCCCCCACCCCCGCCCCCTCCCTCCTCCGCCGCAGCAGCCTACAGTCGCAGCCGGGAATACGGGGGGCTCCTCTCCTCGCGCTACTCCCTGGGTTCAGGGTTCGACAAGGATGACTACTTGGATAAGTACAGCAACGGGTTCACAAGAggctattaa
- the LOC131709478 gene encoding basic leucine zipper transcriptional factor ATF-like 3: MPEKVMYLSGMDSPGGVNLQSTSEDDGSSQGTSDLNFKHGDRKMTRRAKNRAAAQKSRQKHTERADSLHQELENLEKENSAFQKEIAGLRRELEQYNKVLEEHKATCTLLHGYEVQNLNSGLCTRGQPTPETDILASNWPDLSFFYPVL, translated from the exons ATGCCAGAAAAAGTCATGTATTTGTCTGGGATGGACTCACCTGGCGGGGTTAATTTACAATCGACATCAGAAGACGATGGCAGTTCGCAAGGGACTTCTGATttg AATTTCAAACACGgtgacagaaaaatgaccagaaGAGCGAAAAACAGAGCCGCCGCACAGAAAAGCCGTCAGAAACACACGGAGAGGGCGGATAGTCTACACCAG GAGCTGGAAAACCTGGAAAAGGAGAACAGTGCCTTCCAGAAAGAGATTGCAGGACTGAGAAGAGAGCTGGAGCAATACAACAAAGTCCTGGAGGAGCACAAAGCCACGTGCACGCTGCTGCACGGCTATGAGGTTCAGAACTTGAACTCTGGGCTGTGCACCAGGGGCCAGCCCACCCCCGAAACTGACATCCTCGCCTCCAACTGGCCCGACCTGAGCTTTTTTTATCCTGTGTTGTGA